One window of the Branchiostoma lanceolatum isolate klBraLanc5 chromosome 3, klBraLanc5.hap2, whole genome shotgun sequence genome contains the following:
- the LOC136429830 gene encoding nascent polypeptide-associated complex subunit alpha, muscle-specific form-like isoform X5, translating to MLFGKIVVIKRNGEDGAHFPLTANSCLFGRTNECDIRIQLPNVSREHCKVDVKDNEEVVLSNLSDINPTILNGKPVTKSVVVQHKDVFTIIDRSFRFEFPPSSKFCVSPSKRKQASPDKSVSSGPLHEIQEAGGKAEVPAGTTPKKEGSPSKRGSENADTKSPGRAKTPKKTPGKSPKAAPEETGTPAAKSPKRATPAKKATPKNSPARSASPKPEEDSSPATSRRASSPLKKSGKKAPPFGSPRQPAVMPLKTSITELRRRSAPLQEALSEESPKTPKTKKATPAKATPAKSASKKRKSSGPSEFESLSKRVSFGPALSPEHFDKKLPPALPLRRGASPMTRRSTGGILAQTPELKKKRFSLAVSPRTTTIAEGEETTPKRAIPRAKSPKAKTPSPKAKTPSPKAKTPVKAATPKGKTPPRARTPSPKAKTPSPKAKTPSPKARSPSPKAKTPKAATPKAKTPTKAATPKSKTPQKARTPSPKAKTPSPRARTPSPKAKTPSPKAKTPKAVTPKAKTPMKASPKAASPRMASPKQVTPKKPAVVKRTPTPARVKMSTPAKEELRRVIAKKALGASPNLARRFPTPVREELTQAVTARAEKLSPKRSTTPVRASPKAASPKTATPAKAATPAKVATPKAATPKAATPKVATPKAATPAKVATPKAATPKVATPAKVATPKAATPAKVATPKTATPKVATPKAATPKVATSKAATPAKVATPKAVTPRAATPAKVATPKAATPAKVATPKAATPAKVATPKVATPAKVATPKSATPAKKTPKKAATPKKTPKKAATPKKTGTPAKRGQKRKLSTPGDDAPAGKRRKQVTVKTPKSARKTPARGTPARKTPARKTPARKTPARKTWADIVKAANKKSTSLAGPVGAKIVKTRTIVQTVASKKLSLAKRKSMLKAPKTPRVGVRTTGHVDSPATIFIRKARTPAAKPLKAATKFRKSGVVKKNTVEAADDSFTGMQEMFTTPSPKAAPKQSSPKKTPVSASKTPMSASKTPVSASKTPEASKTPKSATKTPKSATKTPKSAQKLSVSSLYADLETPNGPGEMYVSPLNTPTPGRGRNSTALAGVARLLKTPKAVSSPVVSPSGLKRLTKTPKTKGAPVKSPAGLKRIMKTPKAKPGKPVESPTGLKRIFHTPKNKSAPLEDLRGLKRLMTTPSQKALDVYEFTDDYTGLPEMFASPVSTTPARKTPAKTPASNKKAPASAKKIASAKKSASPKKATPVKSPAQPAKRGSKRTRVEELSDTAEETIKSPPAKRGRQAKKVTINVPPTPEPAPKKTRKTRATKPAAKQPVEEPVAEVEVVQEAVSPKKSPAKPAKRATRRGKAAAAPETQEEAPAPTRATRGRGKKAAKEVEPEVVVVASPEKVASPAKPATPVQARKTRGGRKAPAKKDVEEAAIKPAPKAASPVKRSRRGAKEAEPEVIEVAASPEKPKRGTKRAAATQEPAAPSPAKKTRATRRGKAAIAEEEKEETPAPASPTKAPAKRGRAARATKKEEVEEPTPVPAKRARTTRAKAEEVVEEAAPPAKKGRATRAKATKASPVKAASPAKTTRTTRKKAVAEEKPATPVKSRSTRGKAAKKPATPTPKKTRAAGKKAAPAKSPTPVKRTLRSRRK from the exons ATGTTGTTCGGTAAGATCGTGGTGATCAAGCGGAACGGTGAGGACGGGGCGCACTTCCCCCTCACCGCCAACTCGTGTCTGTTCGGGCG AACCAACGAGTGTGATATCAGGATCCAGCTTCCCAACGTTTCCAGGGAACACTGTAAAGTGGACGTGAAAGACAATGAAGAG GTTGTGCTGTCCAACCTAAGTGACATAAACCCCACCATCTTGAATGGCAAGCCTGTCACCAAGTCTGTCGTGGTCCAACACAAGGATGTCTTCACCATCATCGACCGCTCCTTCCGCTTCGAGTTCCCGCCCTCCTCTAAGTTCTGTGTCAGTCCGTCCAAGCGCAAGCAGGCGTCTCCGGACAA gtctgtgaGTTCTGGACCGCTCCATGAGATCCAGGAGGCTGGGGGGAAGGCTGAGGTGCCGGCTGGAACAACCCCAAAGAAAGAGGGCAGCCCAAGTAAAAGAGGTAGTGAAAACG CTGACACCAAGAGCCCTGGTAGAGCCAAGACTCCCAAGAAGACTCCAGGCAAGTCCCCCAAGGCCGCACCTGAAGAGACCGGTACTCCTGCTGCCAAGTCCCCTAAGCGTGCAACGCCTGCCAAGAAAGCAACTCCAAAG AACTCTCCAGCGCGTTCTGCGAGTCCCAAGCCTGAAGAAGACTCGTCCCCTGCCACCAGCCGACGCGCAAGCTCCCCGCTGAAGAAGAGCGGAAAGAAG GCTCCTCCGTTTGGTAGCCCCCGACAACCTGCCGTGATGCCGCTGAAGACTAGCATCACCGAGCTCCGCCGTCGCTCTGCGCCGCTTCAGGAGGCCCTCTCCGAGGAGTCGCCAAAAACTCCAAAGACCA AAAAAGCGACCCCAGCTAAGGCCACACCCGCTAAGTCAGCAAGCAAGAAGAGGAAGTCTTCCGGTCCCTCTGAGTTCGAGTCCCTGTCCAAGCGTGTGTCGTTTGGTCCTGCCCTCAGTCCGGAACACTTTGACAAGAAGCTTCCCCCGGCCCTCCCCTTGCGCCGTGGGGCATCCCCGATGACCAGGCGGTCCACAGGAGGCATTCTCGCTCAAACTCCTGAGTTGAAGAAGAAGCGTTTCTCCTTGGCAGTCAGCCCACGAACCACAACCATAGCAGAGGGAGAAGAGACGACTCCGAAGAGGGCCATCCCACGTGCGAAGAGCCCTAAGGCAAAGACCCCATCTCCGAAGGCTAAAACTCCTTCTCCTAAGGCCAAGACACCTGTGAAGGCTGCCACTCCTAAGGGGAAGACACCTCCCAGGGCAAGGACCCCATCTCCGAAGGCCAAGACCCCATCACCCAAGGCCAAGACACCATCACCTAAGGCCAGGTCCCCATCTCCAAAGGCCAAGACGCCAAAGGCAGCAACTCCGAAGGCCAAGACGCCAACTAAGGCTGCCACACCCAAGAGCAAGACACCTCAAAAGGCCAGGACTCCATCTCCAAAGGCCAAGACACCATCACCCAGGGCCAGGACACCATCACCCAAGGCCAAGACACCATCACCCAAAGCCAAGACGCCCAAGGCAGTCACTCCTAAGGCCAAGACCCCAATGAAGGCAAGTCCCAAGGCAGCCTCTCCCAGGATGGCGTCACCAAAGCAAGTTACCCCCAAGAAGCCTGCTGTGGTTAAAAGGACGCCAACTCCTGCAAGGGTCAAGATGTCCACCCCAGCGAAGGAGGAGCTCAGGAGGGTGATTGCCAAGAAGGCCCTTGGAGCCTCGCCCAACTTGGCTCGTCGGTTCCCCACACCCGTGCGTGAAGAGCTCACGCAAGCTGTCACTGCTCGTGCCGAGAAACTTTCCCCTAAGAGGTCGACTACACCAGTCAGGGCTTCGCCTAAGGCTGCTTCTCCTAAGACAGCTACACCAGCCAAGGCGGCTACACCAGCAAAGGTGGCTACACCCAAAGCCGCTACACCCAAGGCCGCTACACCCAAAGTGGCTACACCCAAGGCCGCTACACCAGCCAAGGTGGCTACACCCAAGGCCGCTACACCCAAG GTGGCTACACCAGCCAAGGTGGCTACACCTAAGGCCGCTACACCGGCAAAGGTGGCTACACCCAAGACCGCTACACCCAAGGTGGCTACACCCAAGGCCGCTACACCCAAGGTGGCTACATCCAAGGCCGCTACACCGGCTAAGGTGGCTACACCCAAGGCCGTTACACCCAGGGCTGCTACACCAGCTAAGGTGGCTACACCCAAGGCCGCTACACCGGCCAAGGTGGCTACACCCAAGGCCGCTACACCAGCAAAGGTGGCTACACCCAAGGTGGCTACACCAGCAAAGGTGGCTACACCCAAGTCTGCTACTCCAGCAAAGAAGACTCCCAAGAAAGCAGCAACCCCCAAGAAGACACCCAAGAAGGCAGCAACTCCTAAGAAGACTGGGACCCCAGCAAAGCGTGGCCAAAAGAGGAAATTGAGCACCCCGGGTGATGATGCCCCAGCTGGAAAGCGCAGGAAG CAAGTAACAGTGAAGACTCCAAAGAGCGCCCGCAAGACCCCGGCACGTGGTACTCCGGCCCGCAAGACACCTGCTCGCAAGACTCCAGCCCGCAAGACACCGGCAAGGAAGACCTGGGCAGACATTGTCAAGGCAGCCAACAAGAAG TCTACTTCCCTGGCCGGACCTGTAGGGGCCAAGATTGTGAAGACAAGGACAATCGTCCAAACAGTCGCCAGCAAGAAGCTGTCACTTGCCAAGCGCAAGAGCATGTTGAAGGCTCCCAAG ACCCCAAGGGTGGGCGTGAGGACTACAGGGCATGTCGACTCCCCAGCGACCATCTTTATCCGCAAGGCCAGGACTCCAGCAGCTAAGCCGCTGAAAGCTGCCACCAAGTTCCGCAAGTCTGGCGTTGTCAAGAAGAACACGGTGGAGGCTGCTGACGACAGCTTCACGGGCATGCAGGAGATGTTCACCACTCCCTCACCCAAGGCTGCACCCAAGCAGAGCTCTCCTAAGAAGACCCCCGTGTCTGCTTCCAAGACCCCCATGTCTGCTTCCAAGACCCCTGTGTCTGCTTCCAAGACCCCCGAGGCTTCCAAGACCCCCAAGTCTGCTACCAAGACTCCAAAGTCTGCTACCAAGACTCCAAAGTCAGCCCAAAAGTTGAGTGTGTCCAGCCTGTATGCCGATCTTGAGACCCCAAACGGCCCTGGGGAGATGTACGTGTCCCCCCTCAACACCCCCACTCCAGGCCGTGGCAGGAACAGCACAGCCCTCGCCGGTGTTGCCCGTCTGCTTAAGACACCAAAAGCAGTCAGCTCCCCTGTCGTCAGTCCATCAGGCCTCAAAAGGCTCACCAAGACCCCCAAGACCAAGGGTGCTCCTGTCAAAAGCCCTGCTGGTCTCAAGCGTATCATGAAGACCCCGAAAGCAAAGCCTGGCAAACCAGTGGAGAGTCCCACAGGGCTGAAGCGTATCTTCCACACTCCAAAGAACAAGTCAGCTCCGTTAGAAGACCTGCGTGGCCTCAAAAGGCTGATGACAACTCCAAGTCAAAAGGCACTGGATGTCTACGAGTTCACTGATGACTACACCGGGCTCCCAGAGATGTTCGCCTCCCCTGTCTCTACTACACCTGCAAGGAAGACACCAGCCAAAACCCCAGCAAGTAATAAGAAGGCCCCAGCCAGCGCCAAGAAGATTGCGAGCGCAAAGAAGTCTGCTAGCCCCAAGAAGGCAACTCCAGTCAAATCACCTGCACAGCCAGCTAAACGTGGAAGCAAGCGGACCCGTGTCGAGGAATTGTCTGACACAGCAGAAGAAACCATCAAGTCGCCACCTGCGAAGCGTGGCCGTCAGGCCAAGAAGGTCACTATCAATGTACCACCAACTCCCGAACCAGCTCCCAAGAAGACAAGGAAGACCAGGGCTACCAAACCAGCCGCAAAACAACCTGTGGAGGAGCCGGTGGCTGAGGTGGAAGTCGTCCAAGAGGCTGTCAGCCCAAAGAAGTCGCCTGCAAAGCCAGCCAAGCGGGCGACTCGTAGGGGCAAAGCAGCAGCAGCACCAGAGACCCAAGAGGAAGCTCCAGCACCTACCCGCGCGACTCGCGGTCGTGGCAAAAAGGCGGCCAAAGAAGTGGAACCAGAAGTGGTGGTGGTTGCCAGTCCAGAGAAGGTGGCCTCACCTGCAAAACCTGCCACACCTGTGCAGGCCAGGAAGACAAGGGGAGGTAGGAAAGCACCTGCTAAGAAGGATGTTGAGGAGGCTGCCATCAAACCTGCACCCAAGGCTGCCTCGCCTGTAAAACGCTCCAGGCGTGGAGCCAAAGAAGCAGAACCAGAGGTCATCGAGGTCGCCGCTTCTCCAGAGAAACCCAAGAGAGGAACCAAGAGGGCAGCAGCAACTCAGGAACCTGCAGCACCTTCTCCTGCCAAGAAGACACGTGCTACAAGACGTGGAAAGGCAGCTATCGCCgaggaagagaaggaggaaACACCAGCACCTGCCTCTCCTACAAAGGCTCCAGCAAAGCGAGGCAGGGCCGCGAGGGCTACAAAGAAAGAAGAGGTCGAAGAACCCACCCCAGTACCTGCCAAAAGGGCCCGCACCACTAGGGCTAAAGCAGAAGAAGTAGTTGAGGAAGCTGCACCACCTGCCAAGAAGGGTCGTGCAACCAGGGCAAAGGCGACTAAAGCATCCCCGGTGAAGGCAGCGTCTCCAGCCAAGACCACCCGCACCACCAGGAAGAAGGCAGTAGCTGAGGAGAAGCCAGCCACTCCGGTCAAGTCTAGAAGTACGCGGGGAAAGGCCGCCAAAAAACCAGCCACTCCAACACCCAAGAAAACCAGGGCAGCGGGgaagaaggcagcgcctgccaagtCTCCGACACCAGTAAAGAGGACCCTCAGGTCTAGAAGGAAGTGA
- the LOC136429830 gene encoding nascent polypeptide-associated complex subunit alpha, muscle-specific form-like isoform X8, producing the protein MLFGKIVVIKRNGEDGAHFPLTANSCLFGRTNECDIRIQLPNVSREHCKVDVKDNEEVVLSNLSDINPTILNGKPVTKSVVVQHKDVFTIIDRSFRFEFPPSSKFCVSPSKRKQASPDKSVSSGPLHEIQEAGGKAEVPAGTTPKKEGSPSKRGSENADTKSPGRAKTPKKTPGKSPKAAPEETGTPAAKSPKRATPAKKATPKNSPARSASPKPEEDSSPATSRRASSPLKKSGKKAPPFGSPRQPAVMPLKTSITELRRRSAPLQEALSEESPKTPKTKKATPAKATPAKSASKKRKSSGPSEFESLSKRVSFGPALSPEHFDKKLPPALPLRRGASPMTRRSTGGILAQTPELKKKRFSLAVSPRTTTIAEGEETTPKRAIPRAKSPKAKTPSPKAKTPSPKAKTPVKAATPKGKTPPRARTPSPKAKTPSPKAKTPSPKARSPSPKAKTPKAATPKAKTPTKAATPKSKTPQKARTPSPKAKTPSPRARTPSPKAKTPSPKAKTPKAVTPKAKTPMKASPKAASPRMASPKQVTPKKPAVVKRTPTPARVKMSTPAKEELRRVIAKKALGASPNLARRFPTPVREELTQAVTARAEKLSPKRSTTPVRASPKAASPKTATPAKAATPAKVATPKAATPKAATPKVATPKAATPAKVATPKAATPKVATPKAATPKAATPAKVATPKAATPKVATSKAATPAKVATPKAVTPRAATPAKVATPKAATPAKVATPKAATPAKVATPKVATPAKVATPKSATPAKKTPKKAATPKKTPKKAATPKKTGTPAKRGQKRKLSTPGDDAPAGKRRKQVTVKTPKSARKTPARGTPARKTPARKTPARKTPARKTWADIVKAANKKSTSLAGPVGAKIVKTRTIVQTVASKKLSLAKRKSMLKAPKTPRVGVRTTGHVDSPATIFIRKARTPAAKPLKAATKFRKSGVVKKNTVEAADDSFTGMQEMFTTPSPKAAPKQSSPKKTPVSASKTPMSASKTPVSASKTPEASKTPKSATKTPKSATKTPKSAQKLSVSSLYADLETPNGPGEMYVSPLNTPTPGRGRNSTALAGVARLLKTPKAVSSPVVSPSGLKRLTKTPKTKGAPVKSPAGLKRIMKTPKAKPGKPVESPTGLKRIFHTPKNKSAPLEDLRGLKRLMTTPSQKALDVYEFTDDYTGLPEMFASPVSTTPARKTPAKTPASNKKAPASAKKIASAKKSASPKKATPVKSPAQPAKRGSKRTRVEELSDTAEETIKSPPAKRGRQAKKVTINVPPTPEPAPKKTRKTRATKPAAKQPVEEPVAEVEVVQEAVSPKKSPAKPAKRATRRGKAAAAPETQEEAPAPTRATRGRGKKAAKEVEPEVVVVASPEKVASPAKPATPVQARKTRGGRKAPAKKDVEEAAIKPAPKAASPVKRSRRGAKEAEPEVIEVAASPEKPKRGTKRAAATQEPAAPSPAKKTRATRRGKAAIAEEEKEETPAPASPTKAPAKRGRAARATKKEEVEEPTPVPAKRARTTRAKAEEVVEEAAPPAKKGRATRAKATKASPVKAASPAKTTRTTRKKAVAEEKPATPVKSRSTRGKAAKKPATPTPKKTRAAGKKAAPAKSPTPVKRTLRSRRK; encoded by the exons ATGTTGTTCGGTAAGATCGTGGTGATCAAGCGGAACGGTGAGGACGGGGCGCACTTCCCCCTCACCGCCAACTCGTGTCTGTTCGGGCG AACCAACGAGTGTGATATCAGGATCCAGCTTCCCAACGTTTCCAGGGAACACTGTAAAGTGGACGTGAAAGACAATGAAGAG GTTGTGCTGTCCAACCTAAGTGACATAAACCCCACCATCTTGAATGGCAAGCCTGTCACCAAGTCTGTCGTGGTCCAACACAAGGATGTCTTCACCATCATCGACCGCTCCTTCCGCTTCGAGTTCCCGCCCTCCTCTAAGTTCTGTGTCAGTCCGTCCAAGCGCAAGCAGGCGTCTCCGGACAA gtctgtgaGTTCTGGACCGCTCCATGAGATCCAGGAGGCTGGGGGGAAGGCTGAGGTGCCGGCTGGAACAACCCCAAAGAAAGAGGGCAGCCCAAGTAAAAGAGGTAGTGAAAACG CTGACACCAAGAGCCCTGGTAGAGCCAAGACTCCCAAGAAGACTCCAGGCAAGTCCCCCAAGGCCGCACCTGAAGAGACCGGTACTCCTGCTGCCAAGTCCCCTAAGCGTGCAACGCCTGCCAAGAAAGCAACTCCAAAG AACTCTCCAGCGCGTTCTGCGAGTCCCAAGCCTGAAGAAGACTCGTCCCCTGCCACCAGCCGACGCGCAAGCTCCCCGCTGAAGAAGAGCGGAAAGAAG GCTCCTCCGTTTGGTAGCCCCCGACAACCTGCCGTGATGCCGCTGAAGACTAGCATCACCGAGCTCCGCCGTCGCTCTGCGCCGCTTCAGGAGGCCCTCTCCGAGGAGTCGCCAAAAACTCCAAAGACCA AAAAAGCGACCCCAGCTAAGGCCACACCCGCTAAGTCAGCAAGCAAGAAGAGGAAGTCTTCCGGTCCCTCTGAGTTCGAGTCCCTGTCCAAGCGTGTGTCGTTTGGTCCTGCCCTCAGTCCGGAACACTTTGACAAGAAGCTTCCCCCGGCCCTCCCCTTGCGCCGTGGGGCATCCCCGATGACCAGGCGGTCCACAGGAGGCATTCTCGCTCAAACTCCTGAGTTGAAGAAGAAGCGTTTCTCCTTGGCAGTCAGCCCACGAACCACAACCATAGCAGAGGGAGAAGAGACGACTCCGAAGAGGGCCATCCCACGTGCGAAGAGCCCTAAGGCAAAGACCCCATCTCCGAAGGCTAAAACTCCTTCTCCTAAGGCCAAGACACCTGTGAAGGCTGCCACTCCTAAGGGGAAGACACCTCCCAGGGCAAGGACCCCATCTCCGAAGGCCAAGACCCCATCACCCAAGGCCAAGACACCATCACCTAAGGCCAGGTCCCCATCTCCAAAGGCCAAGACGCCAAAGGCAGCAACTCCGAAGGCCAAGACGCCAACTAAGGCTGCCACACCCAAGAGCAAGACACCTCAAAAGGCCAGGACTCCATCTCCAAAGGCCAAGACACCATCACCCAGGGCCAGGACACCATCACCCAAGGCCAAGACACCATCACCCAAAGCCAAGACGCCCAAGGCAGTCACTCCTAAGGCCAAGACCCCAATGAAGGCAAGTCCCAAGGCAGCCTCTCCCAGGATGGCGTCACCAAAGCAAGTTACCCCCAAGAAGCCTGCTGTGGTTAAAAGGACGCCAACTCCTGCAAGGGTCAAGATGTCCACCCCAGCGAAGGAGGAGCTCAGGAGGGTGATTGCCAAGAAGGCCCTTGGAGCCTCGCCCAACTTGGCTCGTCGGTTCCCCACACCCGTGCGTGAAGAGCTCACGCAAGCTGTCACTGCTCGTGCCGAGAAACTTTCCCCTAAGAGGTCGACTACACCAGTCAGGGCTTCGCCTAAGGCTGCTTCTCCTAAGACAGCTACACCAGCCAAGGCGGCTACACCAGCAAAGGTGGCTACACCCAAAGCCGCTACACCCAAGGCCGCTACACCCAAAGTGGCTACACCCAAGGCCGCTACACCAGCCAAGGTGGCTACACCCAAGGCCGCTACACCCAAGGTGGCTACACCCAAGGCCGCTACACCCAAGGCCGCTACACCGGCCAAG GTGGCTACACCCAAGGCCGCTACACCCAAGGTGGCTACATCCAAGGCCGCTACACCGGCTAAGGTGGCTACACCCAAGGCCGTTACACCCAGGGCTGCTACACCAGCTAAGGTGGCTACACCCAAGGCCGCTACACCGGCCAAGGTGGCTACACCCAAGGCCGCTACACCAGCAAAGGTGGCTACACCCAAGGTGGCTACACCAGCAAAGGTGGCTACACCCAAGTCTGCTACTCCAGCAAAGAAGACTCCCAAGAAAGCAGCAACCCCCAAGAAGACACCCAAGAAGGCAGCAACTCCTAAGAAGACTGGGACCCCAGCAAAGCGTGGCCAAAAGAGGAAATTGAGCACCCCGGGTGATGATGCCCCAGCTGGAAAGCGCAGGAAG CAAGTAACAGTGAAGACTCCAAAGAGCGCCCGCAAGACCCCGGCACGTGGTACTCCGGCCCGCAAGACACCTGCTCGCAAGACTCCAGCCCGCAAGACACCGGCAAGGAAGACCTGGGCAGACATTGTCAAGGCAGCCAACAAGAAG TCTACTTCCCTGGCCGGACCTGTAGGGGCCAAGATTGTGAAGACAAGGACAATCGTCCAAACAGTCGCCAGCAAGAAGCTGTCACTTGCCAAGCGCAAGAGCATGTTGAAGGCTCCCAAG ACCCCAAGGGTGGGCGTGAGGACTACAGGGCATGTCGACTCCCCAGCGACCATCTTTATCCGCAAGGCCAGGACTCCAGCAGCTAAGCCGCTGAAAGCTGCCACCAAGTTCCGCAAGTCTGGCGTTGTCAAGAAGAACACGGTGGAGGCTGCTGACGACAGCTTCACGGGCATGCAGGAGATGTTCACCACTCCCTCACCCAAGGCTGCACCCAAGCAGAGCTCTCCTAAGAAGACCCCCGTGTCTGCTTCCAAGACCCCCATGTCTGCTTCCAAGACCCCTGTGTCTGCTTCCAAGACCCCCGAGGCTTCCAAGACCCCCAAGTCTGCTACCAAGACTCCAAAGTCTGCTACCAAGACTCCAAAGTCAGCCCAAAAGTTGAGTGTGTCCAGCCTGTATGCCGATCTTGAGACCCCAAACGGCCCTGGGGAGATGTACGTGTCCCCCCTCAACACCCCCACTCCAGGCCGTGGCAGGAACAGCACAGCCCTCGCCGGTGTTGCCCGTCTGCTTAAGACACCAAAAGCAGTCAGCTCCCCTGTCGTCAGTCCATCAGGCCTCAAAAGGCTCACCAAGACCCCCAAGACCAAGGGTGCTCCTGTCAAAAGCCCTGCTGGTCTCAAGCGTATCATGAAGACCCCGAAAGCAAAGCCTGGCAAACCAGTGGAGAGTCCCACAGGGCTGAAGCGTATCTTCCACACTCCAAAGAACAAGTCAGCTCCGTTAGAAGACCTGCGTGGCCTCAAAAGGCTGATGACAACTCCAAGTCAAAAGGCACTGGATGTCTACGAGTTCACTGATGACTACACCGGGCTCCCAGAGATGTTCGCCTCCCCTGTCTCTACTACACCTGCAAGGAAGACACCAGCCAAAACCCCAGCAAGTAATAAGAAGGCCCCAGCCAGCGCCAAGAAGATTGCGAGCGCAAAGAAGTCTGCTAGCCCCAAGAAGGCAACTCCAGTCAAATCACCTGCACAGCCAGCTAAACGTGGAAGCAAGCGGACCCGTGTCGAGGAATTGTCTGACACAGCAGAAGAAACCATCAAGTCGCCACCTGCGAAGCGTGGCCGTCAGGCCAAGAAGGTCACTATCAATGTACCACCAACTCCCGAACCAGCTCCCAAGAAGACAAGGAAGACCAGGGCTACCAAACCAGCCGCAAAACAACCTGTGGAGGAGCCGGTGGCTGAGGTGGAAGTCGTCCAAGAGGCTGTCAGCCCAAAGAAGTCGCCTGCAAAGCCAGCCAAGCGGGCGACTCGTAGGGGCAAAGCAGCAGCAGCACCAGAGACCCAAGAGGAAGCTCCAGCACCTACCCGCGCGACTCGCGGTCGTGGCAAAAAGGCGGCCAAAGAAGTGGAACCAGAAGTGGTGGTGGTTGCCAGTCCAGAGAAGGTGGCCTCACCTGCAAAACCTGCCACACCTGTGCAGGCCAGGAAGACAAGGGGAGGTAGGAAAGCACCTGCTAAGAAGGATGTTGAGGAGGCTGCCATCAAACCTGCACCCAAGGCTGCCTCGCCTGTAAAACGCTCCAGGCGTGGAGCCAAAGAAGCAGAACCAGAGGTCATCGAGGTCGCCGCTTCTCCAGAGAAACCCAAGAGAGGAACCAAGAGGGCAGCAGCAACTCAGGAACCTGCAGCACCTTCTCCTGCCAAGAAGACACGTGCTACAAGACGTGGAAAGGCAGCTATCGCCgaggaagagaaggaggaaACACCAGCACCTGCCTCTCCTACAAAGGCTCCAGCAAAGCGAGGCAGGGCCGCGAGGGCTACAAAGAAAGAAGAGGTCGAAGAACCCACCCCAGTACCTGCCAAAAGGGCCCGCACCACTAGGGCTAAAGCAGAAGAAGTAGTTGAGGAAGCTGCACCACCTGCCAAGAAGGGTCGTGCAACCAGGGCAAAGGCGACTAAAGCATCCCCGGTGAAGGCAGCGTCTCCAGCCAAGACCACCCGCACCACCAGGAAGAAGGCAGTAGCTGAGGAGAAGCCAGCCACTCCGGTCAAGTCTAGAAGTACGCGGGGAAAGGCCGCCAAAAAACCAGCCACTCCAACACCCAAGAAAACCAGGGCAGCGGGgaagaaggcagcgcctgccaagtCTCCGACACCAGTAAAGAGGACCCTCAGGTCTAGAAGGAAGTGA